A DNA window from Drosophila biarmipes strain raj3 chromosome 2R, RU_DBia_V1.1, whole genome shotgun sequence contains the following coding sequences:
- the LOC108029452 gene encoding uncharacterized protein LOC108029452 isoform X3 — protein MVRLESCCYFCGLRTGCIISALWLLLYYGLLAYFMYYQMIHTQRATVILESREFEKETIGFWVLGIAFIAMACTTLLLVYATIMWHSWFPFQLNYTTC, from the exons ATGGTTAGACTTGAGTCCTGTTGCTACTTCTGCGGCCTGCGCACCGGATGCATTATAAGTGCCCTGTGGCTACTCCTATATTACGGACTCCTCGCATACTTCATGTATTACCAAATGATTCACACCCAGAGGGCCACAGTAATTCTAGAATCCCGCGAGTTCGAAAAGGAAACTATTGGATTTTGGGTGCTGGGCATTGCATTTATCGCGATGGCTTGCACTACTCTTCTTTTGGTCTACGCGACCATCATG TGGCACAGTTGGTTCCCATTTCAGTTGAATTATACTACTTGTTGA
- the LOC108029452 gene encoding uncharacterized protein LOC108029452 isoform X1 codes for MVRLESCCYFCGLRTGCIISALWLLLYYGLLAYFMYYQMIHTQRATVILESREFEKETIGFWVLGIAFIAMACTTLLLVYATIMKTYVFLLLFLVAQLVPISVELYYLLIAIVYGITLESFVIYLAPLVLLFYIDLVVYSYFHELRSLKRMKSVSEINIEY; via the exons ATGGTTAGACTTGAGTCCTGTTGCTACTTCTGCGGCCTGCGCACCGGATGCATTATAAGTGCCCTGTGGCTACTCCTATATTACGGACTCCTCGCATACTTCATGTATTACCAAATGATTCACACCCAGAGGGCCACAGTAATTCTAGAATCCCGCGAGTTCGAAAAGGAAACTATTGGATTTTGGGTGCTGGGCATTGCATTTATCGCGATGGCTTGCACTACTCTTCTTTTGGTCTACGCGACCATCATG AAGACATACGTGTTTCTGCTACTGTTTTTAGTGGCACAGTTGGTTCCCATTTCAGTTGAATTATACTACTTGTTGATAGCTATTGTTTATGGTATTACATTGGAAAGTTTTGTGATATACCTCGCACCCTTAG TGCTTTTGTTCTACATCGATCTGGTGGTGTATTCCTATTTTCATGAGTTGAGAAGTCTTAAGAGGATGAAATCTGTctctgaaataaatatagaataTTAA
- the LOC108029452 gene encoding uncharacterized protein LOC108029452 isoform X2 → MVRLESCCYFCGLRTGCIISALWLLLYYGLLAYFMYYQMIHTQRATVILESREFEKETIGFWVLGIAFIAMACTTLLLVYATIMVGTFYIDIYCLTKHVVSVLLFYIDLVVYSYFHELRSLKRMKSVSEINIEY, encoded by the exons ATGGTTAGACTTGAGTCCTGTTGCTACTTCTGCGGCCTGCGCACCGGATGCATTATAAGTGCCCTGTGGCTACTCCTATATTACGGACTCCTCGCATACTTCATGTATTACCAAATGATTCACACCCAGAGGGCCACAGTAATTCTAGAATCCCGCGAGTTCGAAAAGGAAACTATTGGATTTTGGGTGCTGGGCATTGCATTTATCGCGATGGCTTGCACTACTCTTCTTTTGGTCTACGCGACCATCATG GTAGGTACATTTTATATTGATATTTATTGTCTAACTAAGCATGTTGTGTCAGTGCTTTTGTTCTACATCGATCTGGTGGTGTATTCCTATTTTCATGAGTTGAGAAGTCTTAAGAGGATGAAATCTGTctctgaaataaatatagaataTTAA